The Bosea beijingensis genome contains the following window.
GATGCCGGGTTGTAGAGCGGGTCGTCCTGGCTCAGCGGGATGTAGATCGTGCTGCCCTGCTTGGCGACAAGGTCGAGGCCGTGGTCGAAGAACTGGCCGAACAGCGTGAACCAGGAGTTGAACGGGGCCGAGAGGCCCTCGTCGGGAGCCACGTTCGGCAGGACGACGCTGCTGCCCTCCATCTCGATCCCGTGCGTCGCGAGCAGCGCCCCCACGGCGGTGGACGCGGTCGCGGCCTCGACGGCTTGGAGCGGCGTTGCGCCCGGATTGGCGGCGATGAAGGCGGCCTTGGCCGTCTCGAAGGCGGCGTGGATGGCCTGGGTCGTGGTCAGGAGGTTCGTGGCGGGCGCGCCGGCGTAGGCGAGCGCGGCGTAGATCGCAGCCGGATTATCGAGCGTCTGGTCGACGATCAGGTTCGAGATCAAGCGCGGATCGGCGTCGACGACGGACCCCGGGCTCCCGTAATTGCCGTTCGTCAGGACCTGGCCCGGGCCCAAGCCGATGCTGTCGTCCGTCTCGTTGCGGTAGGACGGGTCGGCCAGATGGGCAAACGGGTTATCCGCGGCGCCCCATTCGCTGCGGCCGTCGATCATATTGTTGTAGCTGCCGTCGACCGTGCGAAGGCCGGCGGGCGCCAGGGGGTGGCTGATGGCGAGCACGGCGCCGGGGGCGTTGGCGGCAACGACGTTGCCGTTGGCATCAACGTAGATCTGGTCGAGCGGCGTCCCGCTGGAATGCGCTTCGGCGATCTTGATCTGGCGAAGGATGAACTCGAGATCATGCCTGACGATATTGACCATAGCCGTGACCCTCTAAATCGACGCGCAAAAATCCGGCCGCGGAATTCATTTCCCGCAGCGATGTCCTGGAGACAAACGCTAATTAAGGCTGCTTTTATTCCGCTTTGGCGGTATATTTCCTTGCGTAACTACGTCACCAAGACGGTGGATGATCCCTGATTTAACCATTCGTTAAGCATCAGAGTGCCTGACACATGCCACAAGCGGTAGATGGAAAGGTCGAGGAAGAATCAGCGGCCAAGGGCGGGGTAAGTCCGACGACCTTGGGTGTGTCCGAACACAGACCAAGGTCTGTGTTCTTTCTCGACGCCCTGCGGCGGCGCTGGGCCGCCCAGAGTCTTGAGCGGCGCTTCACGATCGCGGCCTCCCTCGTCGTCGGGCTGTCGATGGTCACGCTGGGATACTGGGTCGAGCGCCGCATCCGCACCGGCTGGGAGCAGGGCATGGCCGAGATCGGCGCCCATTATCTCCAGGCCTTCCTGGCTCCGCACGTCCTTGATCTCGAGCACGCCGACACGTTGTCGGAAGACAGCCAGGACATGATCAAGGCTCAGATCACGGAGAGCCATCTCGGCAAACGCGTCACGATGATCAAAATCTGGAGTCGAACGGGAAAGCTGGTCTACAGCACCGGCAAGGGTACGAAGGACGCGCAGCTTCCGCCATCACAGCTCGCCCCGCTGCTGAGAGGGAAGGTCGTTGTCTACCCGCATGGCAACCGCCACGGCGAAGGAGAACCCGGTCAGCGCTCTTTGGAAACCTATGCGCCGATATACAAGCCAGGCACGAGCACGATCCTCGGCTTCGGCGAGTTCTACGAAGTCACTCACTCGCTCGATCGCGAGATTCAGCAGTTGCGCTACGCGACCTGGTTCCTGATCCTGAATGTCGCGATCATCATCGGCTTCCTGCTCTACCTGACGATCCGCCGCACCAGCCACGTCATCAGTTCGCAGCAGTCGCAGCTGGCCGCCAATCTCGAGCGCGCATCGGCGTTGGCCAAACGCAACAACACGCTGCGACGCGCTGCGGATCGAGCCCGGCTCGATGCAGCCGTCTCGAACGAGATCTACCTCGCCCGTATCGGCGCAGACCTGCATGACGGCCCCATCCAGATGTTGAGTCTATTGATGTTGCGACTGCCCGACGAGCCACCAGAGCTTCGCGCGCAACTCGGGCGGCTGACCCAGCAGACATTGGCCGAACTGCGCAATCTCTCCGCGGGCCTGGTGCTGCCCGAGATCCGCGATCTCTCCCCTGCCGACACGATCGAGGCGGCGATCAAACGCCATGAACAGCAGACCGGGACCGATGTGGCGCGCAGTCTTGTCGACCTGCCGGACCAGATGCCTGAGGCGATCCGATTCTGTGCGTTCCGCGTCGTCCAGGAGGCGTTGATGAACGCCTACAAGCATGCGCATGGGCGGGGACAACGTGTCGCGACCCGCTTCGCCGCCGAGACGTTGGAGATCGCCGTCTCGGACGACGGCCCGGGGGGCGAAGCCGCGCCACCGAACGTAAGGCAGCTAGGCCCGAGACTGGGCCTGAAGGGCCTGGAGGCCCGGGTGAAGGCCTTACGCGGCAGCCTGACCATTGCGCCGCAGCCGCAGGGCGGGCTGGTGCTGAGGGTGCTCCTACCCGTGCGTCGGCGCTCTCTGAGGACCAAGGTGGATTGAGAGGGGGTACGTGTCCGCTTCAGCGGCGAGGCGAGGAAAAATCGGCCGGCTTCAGCTTCTGAGCGGCGATGACGACTTCGAGCCGGTTACGCGCGCGGAGCTTGGTCATCAGGTTGGTCATGTAGCTTTTGACGGTCTTCTCGCTGAGATCGAGGCTGTGTGCGATCTCGCGGTTCTGCTTGCCACAGAGCAGCAGGCGGACAATCTGCTCTTCGCGGACACTGAGTTTGGTGCTGACAACGGCCTGCCTCTCCGCCGCCTTGTGGTTCAAGGCTCCAATCACCTTCGCAGAAAAGGATGGCGTGATGTAAACCTCGCCGCGCAGTGCGGCTTCGACAGCATCGATCAACTCGCCGGCGCTGCTTCCCTTCAGGACATAGCCGGCAGCTCCGGCGCCGAGCGCCTTTACGGCATGCTCTGTTTCGGTCGAAGCCGTGAAGACCACGACCTGACAACTCGGCGCATCGTTTCGCAAGCCGGCGATCGCGTTGAAGACATCGCCCGGCATGTTCAAATCAACAATCAGGACGTTGCAGGCCCAACGGCTGAGAATGCCGTCAATATCGGCCACGCTCGTGCCGGTCTCGACCACGACATAGTTTTTGCGGCGCGACAGGACGGCAGCGATCCCCTCAACCAGAAGCGGGTGATCGTCGACGATCGCAATCGAAATCCGAGACCCCGAGCTATCCTGCATTCTCACATCATCAATCAGTTTAGAAGCGCAGTAAAGACGCCGATTAAGGCACGGTTAACTCACAATTTCTACTCGCAAACTGACACGTATTTTAAAAAAACGACGACACCTTCCCCATCCTCTCCATCGATAAAACAACTTCCGTTCAGTTATGATCAGCGGATGTTCGCAAGTAGCCCAAGGCCCGTCTTCTGCCATTTTCTGAAGCAAAACATTGGGAAGGGCCGCACACCGGCAAAAGACGGGCTGCTTCTTGCTGGGAAAAGTTATGAGAATTTGATCACTCCAATCGAGAAAGCGCGTCAACGATTCTGCATACGCTGTCCTGACGGCGTCTCCCGGGCATGAGCACAGTTTGGGAAGAAAGGCTGCCCAGATTGTCAGCTAATAAGATTTTTTCGGCGCACCGGTCTCTGAGCCAACCGCCCGGAGCCGGACGTCGCGGACATGGGCACGGGCCAAGTTCTGCCTTAAGGCGAGACGGCGAACTGGCATGCCGGAAAGCGGACGTTCCGGACGACAGCTAACGGTCGAAAGCGGCCCCTCCAACCCGCCCTACCCCGCCTGCGCGGCAGCCTTGATCCCGTCGATCACGAACTGCACCGCGAGCGCCGCCAGGATCACGCCCAGCAGGCGCGTCAGCACGATATTGCCGGTGACGCCCAGCAGCTTCGCGATCGGCGTCGCCATGAGGAAAACCAGCAGGCAGGACAGCACCACCAACCCGCAGATCACGGCCAGCGTCGCCAGCAGCAGCGGATCACCATGGGCACGGCCGGCGAGCAGGATCATCGCTGTCAGTGCGCCCGGCCCCGCCATCAGCGGGATCGCCAACGGGAAGGCCGCGACGTTGCGGATGTGATCCTGGGTGATCGCAGTCTCGGCCGTCTGCTGCTTGCGCTCGGTCCGGCGCTCGAACACCATCTCGAAGGCGATCCAGAACAGCAGCAGCCCGCCCGCGATGCGGAAGGCCGGCAGCGAGA
Protein-coding sequences here:
- a CDS encoding sensor histidine kinase; this translates as MFFLDALRRRWAAQSLERRFTIAASLVVGLSMVTLGYWVERRIRTGWEQGMAEIGAHYLQAFLAPHVLDLEHADTLSEDSQDMIKAQITESHLGKRVTMIKIWSRTGKLVYSTGKGTKDAQLPPSQLAPLLRGKVVVYPHGNRHGEGEPGQRSLETYAPIYKPGTSTILGFGEFYEVTHSLDREIQQLRYATWFLILNVAIIIGFLLYLTIRRTSHVISSQQSQLAANLERASALAKRNNTLRRAADRARLDAAVSNEIYLARIGADLHDGPIQMLSLLMLRLPDEPPELRAQLGRLTQQTLAELRNLSAGLVLPEIRDLSPADTIEAAIKRHEQQTGTDVARSLVDLPDQMPEAIRFCAFRVVQEALMNAYKHAHGRGQRVATRFAAETLEIAVSDDGPGGEAAPPNVRQLGPRLGLKGLEARVKALRGSLTIAPQPQGGLVLRVLLPVRRRSLRTKVD
- a CDS encoding response regulator, with product MQDSSGSRISIAIVDDHPLLVEGIAAVLSRRKNYVVVETGTSVADIDGILSRWACNVLIVDLNMPGDVFNAIAGLRNDAPSCQVVVFTASTETEHAVKALGAGAAGYVLKGSSAGELIDAVEAALRGEVYITPSFSAKVIGALNHKAAERQAVVSTKLSVREEQIVRLLLCGKQNREIAHSLDLSEKTVKSYMTNLMTKLRARNRLEVVIAAQKLKPADFSSPRR
- a CDS encoding MarC family protein, whose amino-acid sequence is MFVEFATAALVTMLVTLDPPGLAPIFLSLTRGMSEGERKQVAIRASIIAFCIMAFFAVAGDIVLKALGVSLPAFRIAGGLLLFWIAFEMVFERRTERKQQTAETAITQDHIRNVAAFPLAIPLMAGPGALTAMILLAGRAHGDPLLLATLAVICGLVVLSCLLVFLMATPIAKLLGVTGNIVLTRLLGVILAALAVQFVIDGIKAAAQAG